A stretch of DNA from Cryptomeria japonica chromosome 4, Sugi_1.0, whole genome shotgun sequence:
gtgttgtctattatcaaaaattgtaatgctcatcaaatgcatgataataagccatgttgcaaaatacgtccctttgaattatatcgtgtacccactatgtgcatgcaaaaaccgtgttgcaaaAAAAGCATTCATCAAtggacctgcattttgaacacatccttaatatacatgtaacaaacttgaacattaaggttttacaatcattgtttgaaatgaaatgcatgataaaaacaATAAGACACCATTAAAGAACTACTACTCAAGTgttcctgaagggtcatctctttgctgaAGAGTACCCAATATTGtttcatgatcagtagtagtcactatccatagctctttggtcttcggttttgcttgatgcttcaacaacttgacatttgtagctataataaggtgtgaatacatgagaatggttttgtgtctctcatagtcttcaaatgtagatATGCCattatttctaatcatgtatgttcacaaccaagttcccacaacaacaactgaacctgtaggatatgtgaacccatcatcatctgtcattagttgtgttagcttttgttttccctatacacatcattCCAagcaatattctgatctctcttcattccctgcagtgcaacaactgcaaaaacatgtcatggttgtacaagatctgatagacggtcatactcaagtgaactttccatgtcatcatttaacaaggatattgtttgagataaaggagttagatattgtggaacccacgtatcaacccactcacttgactcacattgaacacaactctgacaaaaacaagccaatgctaatgtccaaatggtccatgtacttgcatctgagctgagaaatgaatgtatctttgaagaatctttaattgtttgacaatccaatctttctctcactgtgccctcctcaaccaaccaaaagaatctggtcaatactgaatcaagagtacctccttGTGACAATGTTCAACTACACTAATCAACAATAGATCATGCATAAgataaatttgcacctgaaatccttaaTTGCTTCTTaaatagagctctcttcaaacatgcacatggtccatcatgctcccccttcccatgccctacctaaAAAAAATAACccatatgaggtatatgcctctctacatgcattctactcaaccaataaaacatatggacATTATTGAATTGACCccatatagttatctgaccatatgagatATCAACCAATtgtaatatctttctcatgcaagaactcaaaaaaaatcttgaaagaatgttgcacatactcagagaagtgtgatctatcatcactcatataaaaatgatactccctgattatatTCCTATCCTATTTTctactattaggagcatgtctatatctaatgtgaacaaaaatagcaatctggagtGAATTGTAGTACTAatactgtacctcattctgtgattgcaatgtatagttctctacaaaatcaaccactgatataaCATTGCCAATCGTGAAAGaattcttacacatcctaaactgttgatccaaccacagAGACCTATGGGTgggccttgcatacttgtagaaaatattttccttaaaattcaaaataaaatcagcaacactcacttctcttgagactaattcgcatctagaaccttcgcctccactcttcaaagtatatttcactatctcatatcttttttctcaacataattctttccaaactcatttttgctaccctcatgaaaacatgaaacaaactttgacaacccaccacattgtgagcacttctcattcaaacaatcatttctatagaaatagcaaccatcatctctagggcataaaaatagatcttgcaagtctcttgatgttctcggaaatagcattgcaccataCTCccacaacatctcattagtatgcatcatagaatgaatatggcataaaatttcatggtacattaaaaactccacatggtacttgcaaaaacaagtattatgaatcttaagaggtacacaataaaatggcttcaaagattcaaaggccctttgtgatatttgtaaagtttgatgtacttcacaaaaaaaattgtacaacattgtttgtcttgattccaagaaatgtttggtaTGCGTTGTGCGGTCTTGGTtgtcaattcttaatttcaaaacatctttTACaatgggtgatactctagaattagagtgccaaattTGTTGAATTTActccttcacattgttagtcaactttctatcaatagGTGGAAGGAAGCCTCCCAGCAAAAGctcatgtatcatgttgaagtggattgtcaagtctttgtcttcatgcaagtgctctatccaaagttttacggtttatgttcaaatcaacacaagtttgtctcatttgatgagccttcctcaatttatggcttactaaggaggttgtaatcactcttcgagtggctctattatctctttccttggtattctttccaatagaattgagagcattaaatagatttttgacaataatagaatttctctccatcttcttgttcatatgaatcttcaatttgtttagcaatggtctcatctttatcatctttagaaattggacaaaaagttggcattgctcggtcaatgtcttattgctaaaattttggtcgaaaagttgtgtagctcacaatgaaacaattcttgttgacctattgccttcaagattcgcaataatgtactcatccatttcaagtaaccatttttgGGTTCTTGAagttcttggatttggaatttgtctttcatccttgagagggtcttcatttctgaagtaattaggtgttagatattgttcacttggttgggcaattccaccttcaatgtcaaagttttccacattttcacctccaatgtcaaaattttccacatgttcacctcctatgtcaaaattttctacattttcacctccaatgtcaaaaaaaatcatatttataccaaaattatggacaccttcattgtcaactcccaaattttcactttccattctcacatcatgttgaccattttcattatcactttcaacattttcactttcaaaatctacattttcattttcaataacttgttcaatattttcaaattcaatttcctcttcacttgaagtaacattataAATATTTAAcgtaccttgtcttctcctcctatgaacttatctatctctttctctatacacttcaatttggtcatttgaaatctttctttttcatttagacttccaacgactactactccccatttacctccacaaagatgctcctaaatgattgacaatgtaagatttgactttaagaatctctcaaaagctcaaatttgtctcaacctatttgAAAACATGTGATTATCGACCAAAACTAGAATGTGggctgttggaatccacaaaatagcccacaaggctcttttttatttacagaaATTAGATATCTAATTATATCAGATGTCTAATTTGAATGCATAAATTTtgggtcccaaaaataattcccgttgccaccttttttttcaatgttgccacattaatggaTTTGAGTACTCATATTTTATAGAGAGAGTCAGATTAGGGGAGGGgaaagagagattaggggagagagggggtagGGGGTAGGgcgagagagagattaggggaaagagagagagatattaggggagagggagagagatagagagagagagagattatgggagagagagagagagagagagagagtaggggagaggagtagagagatattaggggagagagggggcaggggagagagattagaggagagggagagagagagaaatattaggagagagagagagagattaggggaaaggggggagagagaaagagagagaaagattaggggagagggggagaggggagatagatattaggggagaggaagagagagagactagggggagggagagagagagagattaggggagagggggagagatagattaggggagaagggccatatgaccccttaggacccataacgacccaatatggtgtcataaggggtcatattatgtactaaggggtcatatggtttcttaaggggtcatatgacacaatatgaccccttagaacataatatgacccataacaacataatttggcgtcgtaaggggtcatatgttgtcttaaggagatataggacccaatatgactctgtaggacacaatatgacccataaagacattGTATAGTGTCGtaaaaggtcatattgtgtcctaagggatcatatggtgtcttaaggggtgatatgacacaatatgacccataacgatataatttggtgttgtaaggggtcatatggtgtcctagggggtcataggacacaatatgaccccttaggacaccataggacccataataacCTAATATGattacataaggggtcatatgttgtccttaggggtcatatggtatcccatgacctcttaggacaccatatgacccctaacgacaccatatggtgtcataacgggtcatatgacccataactacATCATATaatgtcgtaaagggtcatattatattctaaggggtaatatggtgtcttaaggggtcatatgacacaatgtgacctcttaggacacaatatgacccataacgacacaatttggtgttgtaaggggtcatatggtgtcctaaggggtcataagatataatatgaccccttaggataccataggacccataatgacccaatatggtgtcataagggatcatatgttgtccttaggggtgatatggtatcccatgaccccttaggacaccatatggtgtcctaatgggtcatagtgtgtcataagatGGCAAGATAAACCATTATTACAAGATAAAAAGAAATGTCAATACcgcttacaaaaatttgacacctaaggggtcatatgttgtcctaagggctgtaggacacaatatgatcccttaagacacaatatgaccccttccccctccctctctctctatctctctctcccttctccctcccactctctctcccccttcaccccctctccctccctctcccctaatctctctcttcctctctctctctctcccccctaatatatctatctcttccccctcctctctctctctcctttccccctctcccccctctccctccctctcccctaatctctctccctccctctcccctctctccctccccttcccccTCTCTTTCCcctatctccctccccctcttctctctctctctctctctctctctctctctctctctctctctctctctctctctctctctctctctctctctctctatctatatcccttcccccctctctctccccgcTCTCTCTGTCTCCCCTAATCTCCTTGTCTCCCCCACTCCCCCATCTCcgtctccctaatatcatatactaatatatttataatttaatatattgtatattaatatattaaagaacaatagattaattatgtgcaaattcgtttattgaatttacttattaaaatcagatatatgatttttgttgtaaaaatttcaaatttgcaattttggctcaagtttgctttgggatttggcttggaagtgagaAGCCTAGAAACTcaattgaaaaaatgtgtttttcagtattgcttgattttccaaactttacactcatggctgacgacttttttaatAACCAAAATtcataaaacgaaaagggtttttaaaGGACGATCttatctttccaaaaatataaggcttttcttatttcaactttaataaattattattatttattttctaattgaattatgacaaaagtcttgattgatagattgattgaaaaacactcatcactttcaaacaatataacattttttgaatctgaaacatgggtcacatcctatgcttcatctactatagggaaaaattttaaaaattgaatttcataagattTTGaacaagttaaggtggtcaaacataggagtttctgaatttttgaaaagttgtagtaaaaaattcataaataattatttactttattaaaaattataaaaaactgtgtcacatccggacatgagtctaatacttatattttaaatcttagaaaaattattatgatttgattgtgattagggggatcagacatacacctacttcttatcttttgcttgaaattttagtaccactgcattgaaattcaaaattttcatcaattaggatttttttttccaaaaaaaaaacaagtatcttagaaaatacattcaattttctatagattatcttcttacatattttaaaaataatgttcataacttattcaaattttcatgtcaagttgcataactctgattttcttaAATTTCATTGCAACTTAacggcctattttggcacaccatggtcctgcacatacccatatacaaaagaatatgttttttattagattagcaGGGAGACAGCCCTAAACCACAGAAAAAGGTATAGCATTACATCACAAAGAAGCCAATCGGACACCAAAAAAGGTCCCCTTTCAAAAGTaatcaaacaccttcataacccaGTAGGTATTTCTACACATTCTAACGATCTTCTAGCTATTGAACAAAATAGCCCAAGTATACCTATTAGTAGTAATCCTAAAACAAACATCTTTAGTTTTCATATCATCACTAAGAAAAGAATTAAAATTCTCAACATAACCATAAAACTCAAAGTTTATCTTAACGGGTACACAGACCTAGTAAATCCACCAAGAACATAACAAAatcaataaaaacaaaaacaaaaacaaggaaCCAAAAAAAGGAACAACAACTCTTTTTCTTGAGTAGCTTCCAATCCCTTTTGATTCTTTCTAGGTTCTGGTCCCAAGTGTCATTGTTGTCTGCTTCCATTTTCTTGTCCAACTCCTTCGCTCCCCGTTTagccattttatttttatttttcttaattatgcCATACCCAGACACTGTTCCTAGAACATCACTTTTCATCACACTATTAGTGATGCACTAGAGAGAATTGACTACATCACACTATCAGTGATGCAACAGAGAGAATTGACTGCATCACACAGTCTTTAGATTTTTCTATCCTACTCTTCATTTTTCTGCTCCAAGGTAGAGCTTTTCTCTCTCAGGTCATGTAGATGCACTTCCATGTTACTATTATTATCATGAATAGGTCCTATGTCAAACCATAGTTAAACTCTAACCATAACTCTAATTAAAGATTAACCCTAAACAAAATTGAATCCCAACCTCAACCTTAATGGAAACTCTAACCATTtccataaaaaaaatcaattttttttagtttaaaaagatAAGGATTGAAGTTAAAGTTCTTTTTTGGGGCCATATTATCATATCAAATGGATGTGtgatattttcatttcattttagtttCATTATTTTTAGTGTAAATCATAATTAGTCACCATGAATAGGGAGGATAAGCTTCAAAAAAGGAATCAATATTCATTGATCTACTTTGTTGCAAAAAGCACCAGAAATTTGAGAATTAGATCAAAAAAATTGCATACACAATCGGATCCAAAAATAAATAAGAGAATtacaacatggattgtggaaatctcatagcattaattCAATTATGGTTCGTTGAGGATTaaggttaaattagggttagggttcatttAAGATTAGCATTCAGTTAGGGTTTAGAAATCATTACAATTAATGCTACCATTCAATTAGCATAGAAAATCTATTTCTCTGATTAGAGTTACATTTTAACTAAATAACTTTCAATATAATTTGCATAGAATCTTtgaaaatataggtatgctagtagcTAAATTCATACGTGAAGGTTCACGAACAAGACTTATGATTATGGAGtccaaaaagaaagaagaaagagtgGGACCTATATTAAGAAATGTTGGTGAAAGAGTGGGATATATATTAAGAAATGTGGGtgaatcaaaaaatattttttaaatattaaaaataaattttaaccaataaaaataagataattgaaataaatgatatttaaatAGAACAAAATCAAAGAAGAAGTAAACGTCCTATCTTAATAGACTTTTTCCTATATTGTACCTACCtagaataaaagcaattttctaataaattttattattaaagattgatattttctacaATCTTTAAGAAATGCACTTCTGCAAAACTATTTTAAACTGCAAAACTATTTTAAATTGTAAAAACTGATAAAAACAACTCAAAATAAATATCTATCAGATTTAAAGGAAGAGAAAAAAAATTCCCATTAAAAACTAAACTGTTTGAACTCAAAACCTActataaaaaaataagaaataatcagtctattttaaggaaaaaattaaatttagaagacCCCTTTTCAGCAATATCAGAAACAAACCTATATGACAAATATTCTGATGGACTGAGTTCCTACCATCGGTAATGGCTTTTACATTTATTCAATCCAAAATAAAGTAACAGAACTTTCGatgcacatttgatcaaatttattatttaattgaaaatttcaattataaaagagagtagatttttatattttattacatTATTCTGCAATTGCTTCAGATTTGACAGTGTGATCTTTTCCATTAAGATTTCCCATCGTATTTTATTTAAAAGGAGTATAGAATCATATTCTATTCtagattttaattaataaataaaatcaaacatgATGGAAAGATgaataattatatccaagatgttTGTCCCATCATTCTAGATGGACAAATATAGACGTGTGACTGTAAATTCATGACCGGGACAAATAGAATATTTAAGGATAGCAAGGGATGAAGCTCTCCTCCATTGTGATGGTCAACAGAGTCGGCGGAGCACTGAGATTCCACTTCAGGCAAATCGGTTTTAATAATGGTTGAGATTCGATAGTAATGTTTACCTGCCTAGAAAGACTTATTTCCAGATTTCCTCGTAAAGAAAGATTTTCCCAACTTTTACATTCACGCTACAATGTTAGGATATGAAAAACTATGACTTTATTATCATTGACATGTGATTACAATAGGCAATATGATTCTTCAAGAACAGCAAGTGGTTTGTGTTATTGATCGCTTTCAACATTTACAAATTAACACTGATAATCAAGGACATAAAATTTGATTGtataaatatttttcatcaacgTTTCAGATTCTATCATCTAAATAGATATCACCAAAATAGATAGAACTCAACTCCTACAGAAACAATTAAAAAGTATACAGTTCTGTTTGTTTGTGTCTGGTGTGGGAAATAAGAGTCAATATTTGACCAATCACAACTACGTAAGGCTCACGTCTTTCACAAGAAAAGAAGAGTCCAGAGTATCCACGCCTCTATCAACAATTGTGATACTCCAAATTTCAACATCTACCTTACCTCGGTTCTACGTCACTAATGGACGTGTCATTTCCAGATTGAATGCCCGACGCAGATGAAGCGATCGTTCCAGACGTATGTGATGCTGATGCTCTATCCTTTTCATACCCTAACCCTGCACTTGATTCTGAACCACTCAGAAATACTGACGCTGGCTTTGTTGGATTTGGCAATGTCACCGAATTgcttgataacataataataacatTCGACATAGCTGGACGAACTGTTGCTTCTGCTTGTACACACAAAAGTGCAACATGAATGCAGCGTCTCACACGCTCCTGCGGACAACTCTCTTTTATAGTTGACTcaaccatacttatcacatctccTCCTCTGCACAGTCTCCATGCCTTCATCACAAATCAAAAGTAGTCAATTCATTTTGATTTTGGCCTCTGGTATTGAAAACCATTATTGAATGCAAACGTACGGTGGTAAATTAGAATTGTTACCCATTCCAACAGATTTTGTATGTCTTGTGGAAGATTGAAATCTGTGTTTTTTCTTCCACTCACAATCTCAAGCAGTAGCACGCCAAAGCTGTATACGTCGGCCTTAACTGACAGCTGTCCTCGCATTGCATACTCTGGTGCCATGTAACCACTGCACCAGAAAGAGGACCCCACTcaggaaaataaaaaatttaaacatattaatctgaaaccaaaaccacacaatacCATCAACGCAGTGCTTACTATGTGCCTGCAACTCTGGTTTGGATTTGGGTTTCGTCTTCAGGGAAAAGTCTTGCTAAACCAAAGTCTGCTATTTTAAGATTGAGTTTGTCATCAAGCAAAATATTGTTTGCTTTAATATCTCTGTGAATGATTTTCAGCTGTGAATCTTCATGAAGGTAGAGAAGGCCACGAGCAATTCCAGTTATGATGTTATAACGTTTTTGCCAATCTAACTTTCTATGCTTTGTCGGATCTGTCATCACAAGTCCATCTCAATTTAgtaatttctttcaaaaaaaaaactacaagattaagaaaggaaaataaaaatagaaatgaaaCTTACGAAACAGAAAAGTGTCCAAACTCTTGTTAGCAAAGTATTCATAAACAAGCAATCTTTCATCTCCCTCAGCACAACATCCCAACAGCTTCACAAGGTTTCGGTGCTGAACATTGGCCATCAGCTTCACTTCATTCATGAATTCCTTAGTACCTTGGGAAGATCTCGCAGACAGCTTTTTAACTGCTATTTCCTTTCCGTCTCTATTTGTTCCCTGAAAGATCAAAGAAGAATTAGAGCTCGGAATCCCCCTTAAGAAATCTCTCTGAACTGGCCTAATTGATCAATTTCTAGAGTGTTAATTCAGCTCAAGGATATAAAATAGACCCACCCTGTATACACTTCCAAAGCCTCCCTCTCCAAGCTTGTTATTGTCGTGAAAATTGTGTGTGGCTTCTGCCAAGGCCTCTAAGCTCATTATAAAATGTTGATGTTCCTGGATCAGTAACGCCGATTCGGTAGAATATCCATGCCGTTCTGTATAGGAATGAAAACTGGAAAAGCTTAGAAAATTTCTTATTAAACTAAaagcaaagaaaaaaattaaatacagAGATAAAAAATTGGAAGTAGCACCTTCATTGCGGGTATCTAGATTCACTGGGCTCCCAAAAATGACAGATTTCACTCTTTTTCTCTTTGCAATTAGACAAATAACTAACAGCATAATCAAGCCTCCCACAACTCCCAAAATAATCGGTAATTTTGAATGCTTCTCTGCAGGGTAGACTCTTTTCAATACAAACATATCAAAGATGTAATCCAAAAAATATTAAAGTAGGTGATTGTGCTTACTCTTGGATTGGGCCTGGCCTGCTGTGGGAGGTGCGGAAGTTGTTGGAGTAGGGGGCGAAGCTTCTGGTGAAGATACCTCTGTAGTGTCAAAAAACGAGTATGACTCAAATCTGACTACACAGCTTCCTAACAGAGCCCGACCTCCTTGGTTCTTAGAACAACAATTTTCCACACTGCTCCTTGCTTTAAACAAGCAGTTTTTGCAATCGTTGATAGATAAATCTCTCCAACACTGAACGAGCCCGTAGACAGCTTTACTTGTGGAGTAGTTCGCCGATCCCATGGCGAATCGCCTATTTGCAGGGTCGTAAGATAGATTAGACAAGTTGGAGAGAAGACTCGAGGTTGTGGCCTTGAAATCATCCATATTGCCTGAGAAGCTATTAACGTTATGAAGCAAAACAAATACGCTGTCATATAGTGTTGAAATGAAACTAGAGTTGTCATAGCGCAGAAAGCAGTCATCCATCAATACCCAACGACCTATGTCGTTGGCGCAAAGTTCCTTTAGAGGGCTATTTGCTTGTTGTGCACATTCTGAGCATTTGTCTGCTGATAAGTTCCCAAAACACTGCAGAAGGCCATAGACCTTGTTGGGCGTTTGACCAAATGAAGAAGTGTTAATCCGCGAACTTAGGGATGCATTTCTAAACAGATCCGACATAACTCGGATCAGATTAGTAGAATATGTGCTGCCGTCGGTGAAAGTCGAATCATTATTGCATTTATACCATCTGTAATCAGATCTAAGAGATGAAAAATTCGTTAGAAAAAGCAAAAGAATATAAAAACAAGAGCTGGAGCTCATTTTGCTCTTCTTGTAACTCAGATCACCACTGTCTTCTGCAACCCAGATAGATCTTATGGGCAATATAACTAAATTTAGGCTGAGCATTGCTTCATGAGATTAATTATAGCAATGAATTAGATGGGTTGAGGCGGTGCTGTCAACTTTAATTCTCACAAAAAGCAGAAGCGAAAAAGTCATGGATTCAGCTGTACGAATAAATTTCCACAGATCCTTCCTCGACGCTGGTTGAAAAAAACTGAAAACAATGTTTTCCGCTTTTGGCTTCTAGATCAGTAGAAAATTGGTGCACATTATTATCACCTAGATGACTTGTGAACCGTTTGACGTTTAAAAAGTTGTGCTTTTTTCATTGGCGAGACGTATGActtcaaaaaataattttaataaaaaaaaagaattaacaATGCCAGCATTGTTTGTTTGCTTATACAATTTTGTTGATCACGCAGTGCAGCCGTCTTTGGTCGTGTTTCACTCTTACAAGCCACCTTAATAAACCAGAACTATGTTAAAGAGTATGTATCTACattttaaatgtttaatttatagataaggtttttaaaatattttttgggggaattttaagaataaaaaatgtggtttattattataaaatatatttttaacatttttaatttattgtacaagaatttttttgtgtgttatgcacatTAATCAATTATatgttataattaaatatattattagtTTAAACAGGTCAGTTGGGTAATTAGAAGTGACAATATGTCGGTTTTCACATCTAGTCAATTTATGAAATGATAGTTTTCTTCAGCATTTTAGTGGCTGTTATGTATTTATGAATGTGTTGGCTTATGTTTTCTTGTCAACAATCTATTGCTAGCTCCTATTTATTGTAAATGGCTTTGttatatatgtgtgtacacacaaACGCTCGCGtgcatatgcatacatagatgcatcCATACATACATTAAATGTGACAATAAATGTTGATTTCAGAAAGTAAACGTGAATgaaaggtatatttatatgtcGAAATTATGATGGAGAATTATGTTTGATGTTCAAATACCATCACTAAATGTGCAATTATTCTAAGTAATTTAGCTGGACACATATATGTGATAATAAATGCgaatttagaaaattaaatattaAGGGATGGTGTACTTATCTGTGCGATATATGATGAAGAATTGAAATTGATGTCACATGTAACTCAATTATCTAATGCAAAGAAATATGCACCCTTGTTGTGCTAATTTTTTGGACACTACACAAACTTGAGATTATTTAACGGTCAATTATATGACTTTAGACGAATTATATGGCATGGAGATTTGTTCTATAACCTATGGAT
This window harbors:
- the LOC131058556 gene encoding cysteine-rich receptor-like protein kinase 15, which gives rise to MLSLNLVILPIRSIWVAEDSGDLSYKKSKMSSSSCFYILLLFLTNFSSLRSDYRWYKCNNDSTFTDGSTYSTNLIRVMSDLFRNASLSSRINTSSFGQTPNKVYGLLQCFGNLSADKCSECAQQANSPLKELCANDIGRWVLMDDCFLRYDNSSFISTLYDSVFVLLHNVNSFSGNMDDFKATTSSLLSNLSNLSYDPANRRFAMGSANYSTSKAVYGLVQCWRDLSINDCKNCLFKARSSVENCCSKNQGGRALLGSCVVRFESYSFFDTTEVSSPEASPPTPTTSAPPTAGQAQSKKKHSKLPIILGVVGGLIMLLVICLIAKRKRVKSVIFGSPVNLDTRNEERHGYSTESALLIQEHQHFIMSLEALAEATHNFHDNNKLGEGGFGSVYRGTNRDGKEIAVKKLSARSSQGTKEFMNEVKLMANVQHRNLVKLLGCCAEGDERLLVYEYFANKSLDTFLFHPTKHRKLDWQKRYNIITGIARGLLYLHEDSQLKIIHRDIKANNILLDDKLNLKIADFGLARLFPEDETQIQTRVAGTYGYMAPEYAMRGQLSVKADVYSFGVLLLEIVSGRKNTDFNLPQDIQNLLEWAWRLCRGGDVISMVESTIKESCPQERVRRCIHVALLCVQAEATVRPAMSNVIIMLSSNSVTLPNPTKPASVFLSGSESSAGLGYEKDRASASHTSGTIASSASGIQSGNDTSISDVEPR